GCGCCCGCGGAGGGTCGTGTGCGTCGACGGTGCGGCGAGCCCGCGGCGACGCAGCTCGGGCACGAGATCGTCGGCGATGCGGGGCAGGTCGTCGGTCACCACGCCCGGGCGGAGCCGCACCCCGGCGTAGCCGGCCGCGACGAGGTCGTCGATCACGTCGGCGACGGTGGATGCCGAACCGGCGACGATCCGGGCATCGGAGACGAGCGGTCGGCCGAGGCCGTCGAGACGGGCGAGACGCGCCTCGGCTGCCTCCCCCGGTGCGTCGAGCAGGACGACGAGATCGGCGACGACCCGCAGGGCCTCGCCCTCGCGACCGACCTCCCGCTCGGCCGCGCGCACCTCGTCGAGGATGCCGCGGGCGTGACCCGTGTCGGCGGGGGTGACGAAGACCAGGTCGGCGGCCCGGGCGGCCAGGCGGTAGGGCACCGCGGCGTGGGCGAGGGCGGCCACGACCGGTTGCCCCTGCGGCGGGCGCGGGGTGATGGAGGGTCCGCGCACCGAGAAGAAGCGACCCTCGAAGTCGATGCGGTGCACCTTGTCGGCATCCAGGAACCGGTCGGTCGCGGCGTCGCGGATCTCGGCGTCGTCCTCCCAACTGTCCCAGAGCCGACGCACGACCTCGACCGCGTCGGCGGCCTCGTCGAACGCGTCGTCGACGAAGGCGCGGAACGCCGGGTCATCGACGGCGACATCGCCCGGGTGAGCACGACGGCCCACGTGTGCGGCCTCATCGGCGCGCGCCGACACCTTCACCTGGAACCCCGCGCGGCCCTCGCTGACGTAGTCGAGCGTCGCGACGGCCTTGGAGACGTGGAACGGCTCGGTGTGCGTCACCGTCGCGACGGGGATCAGGCCGATCCGCTCCGTGAGCGGGGCGACACGCGACGCGATGAGCACCGCGTCGAGCCGACCGCGCACCTCGTCGGTGCGCTCGTCGCCGGTGAGGAACCGCTCGGACTGCAGGGCGAGCGAATCCTCGATGGTGACGAAGTCGAGGTCACCCCGTTCGGCGGTGCGGACGAGGTCGACCCAGTAGTCGGCGGTGAAGAGGGCGCCGGGCCGCGCGGAGGGCTCGCGCCACGCGGCGGGATGCCAGCCGGCGCCCTCGAGGGCGACGCCGAGGGAGAACGGATGCGATGAGATCATGATGCGCTCCTAGCGGGTGGGCGGGGTCAGTCGTTCTTCCAGGCGGCCACGAGCGAGTCCAGGCGCGAGTCCGCGCCGAGGCTCACCGCGTGCACCGACTCCTGGGTGCCGAGGATGGAGGTGAGTTCGTGCACCGGGATCTGGTACACCTGGCTCGCGATGCGCGCCTGCGCCTGAGCGAGCACCGCGTCGCGCGCGGTCGGGTCGCTGGTGGCGAGCTGCTGCTGCAGGAGCGTCTCGAGGGCGGGGTCGTCGATGCGGTATCGCGTGGTCGCCTTCGAGAAGGTGGTGCGCAGCACGTCGCCGTCGGCGCGGGAGAGGTTCCCCCACACGAGGTCGAAGTCGCCGTTCTTCTGCGCTTCGAGGAAGTCGGGCACGGGACCGCTCTGCAGCTGCAGGTCGACGCCGACGGCCTTGAGCTCCTGCTGGATGAGCTCGAGGGAGGTCTGGTTGGGCCCGAAGTTGGTGATCCACCAGAGCTTCAGCTGCAGCTTCGCGCCGTCCTTCTCGCGGATGCCGTCGGCTCCGGCCTTCCATCCCGCGGCATCCAGCAGCTTCCCCGCGCGAGCAGGGTCGTACGCGAGAGCGGCGCTCTGGTCGGCGTAGCCGGGCGTGTTCTTCGCCAGGACACTCGTGGCGATCGCGAACGAGTCATTGAGGGCGGTGTCGCGCACGGTCTTCGCGTCGATCGCGGCCGCGATCGCCTGACGGACGGAGAGGTCGGCGACGATCGGATGCGAGAGGTTGAACGAGATCCCGAACGTGACGCCGGGGTTGCCCCGCGACACCAGCGGATACCCCGCCTGCTCGATCGAGGCCACATCG
This portion of the Microbacterium testaceum StLB037 genome encodes:
- a CDS encoding LLM class flavin-dependent oxidoreductase; its protein translation is MISSHPFSLGVALEGAGWHPAAWREPSARPGALFTADYWVDLVRTAERGDLDFVTIEDSLALQSERFLTGDERTDEVRGRLDAVLIASRVAPLTERIGLIPVATVTHTEPFHVSKAVATLDYVSEGRAGFQVKVSARADEAAHVGRRAHPGDVAVDDPAFRAFVDDAFDEAADAVEVVRRLWDSWEDDAEIRDAATDRFLDADKVHRIDFEGRFFSVRGPSITPRPPQGQPVVAALAHAAVPYRLAARAADLVFVTPADTGHARGILDEVRAAEREVGREGEALRVVADLVVLLDAPGEAAEARLARLDGLGRPLVSDARIVAGSASTVADVIDDLVAAGYAGVRLRPGVVTDDLPRIADDLVPELRRRGLAAPSTHTTLRGRLGLPVGLPSRYATPVA